In one Yarrowia lipolytica chromosome 1A, complete sequence genomic region, the following are encoded:
- a CDS encoding uncharacterized protein (Compare to YALI0A07403g, similar to uniprot|Q12434 Saccharomyces cerevisiae YDL135c RDI1 rho GDP dissociation inhibitor with activity toward RHO1P, similar to Saccharomyces cerevisiae RDI1 (YDL135C); ancestral locus Anc_7.303): MIPELIHHFLSSLASLEAPCSVLTSIAPYSITLSQSETPCLLNYARANSKMSIYNVAERNLSPAPYSIHITNTMSQQQHLEEEEEEEFVDTYVPGEKKSVAEYVNLDAEDESLRKWKEALGITSNVAGQTVGDPNDKRRVVIMENRTYLGDDEPIVKNLEDPKTIEDLKTGTIKIKEKIKYYSEIKFRVQHEIVTGLVYQQTISRMGVPIETRKQVMGSYPPNTPENPFYVKKFELQEAPSGFLVRGKYLGQSKYIDDDGVVHAEYPFNFEITKK; encoded by the coding sequence ATGATCCCCGAGCTAATCCATCATTTTCTATCTTCTCTTGCTTCACTCGAAGCACCTTGTAGTGTTCTGACAAGTATTGCTCCATACTCAATCACGTTATCCCAAAGTGAAACACCCTGTCTCCTTAATTACGCGCGTGCAAACTCTAAAATGAGTATATATAACGTGGCTGAGAGAAACCTGTCTCCAGCCCCCTACAGCATACACATAACTAACACCAtgtctcagcagcagcatctggaagaggaggaggaagaggaatTTGTTGACACCTATGTGCCTGGCGAGAAGAAGTCCGTGGCGGAGTACGTGAACCTGGACGCTGAGGACGAGTCTCTGCGAAAGTGGAAGGAGGCTCTTGGAATCACCTCCAACGTGGCAGGCCAGACGGTGGGTGATCCTAACGACAAGCGAAGGGTCGTGATCATGGAGAACAGAACCTAtcttggtgatgacgaGCCCATCGTCAAGAACCTGGAAGATCCCAAGACCATCGAGGATCTCAAGACTGGAACAatcaagatcaaggagaagatcaagtACTACTCTGAGATCAAATTCCGAGTCCAGCATGAGATTGTTACCGGTCTGGTCTACCAGCAGACTATCTCTCGAATGGGAGTGCCTATCGAGACCCGAAAGCAGGTGATGGGCTCATACCCTCCCAACACCCCCGAGAACCCCTTCTATGTCAAGAAGTTTGAGCTGCAGGAGGCACCCTCGGGATTTCTGGTGCGAGGAAAGTACCTTGGCCAGTCAAAGTACATTGATGACGACGGTGTCGTTCATGCCGAGTACCCTTTCAACTTTGAGATCACCAAGAAATAG
- a CDS encoding uncharacterized protein (Compare to YALI0A07579g, similar to uniprot|P32837 Saccharomyces cerevisiae YDL210W GABA-specific permease (GABA-specific transport protein)), which produces MELEKQISPRECDDADLLATIGYKPELKRNFSMLQVFGIAFSIMGLLPSIATTLSFSLPAGPYGMVWGWFVASGCIFTVALAMAELGSSLPTSGGLYWWTYHFAPEKAKKPLSFLVGYTNTLGLTGGIMSIDYGFAQIFTSMIIVCTDGKWNPSPYVVYGIFAACVVSHACVGSLGTKHMAKLQTGCIYANITIIVVMIIALPIGGRHHLNSGAYMFGQIENMTEGWPSAWVFFLAWLAPIWTIGAFDSCVHMSEEASNASRAVPFGIIASVGMCWILGFVVIIVIVAVLPHDVQPILGTVYQQPFAQLVYDTLGKNWTIGMMTVLFILQWTMGLSNVIAASRQSWAFSRDGALPFSNFFKVINEKFSNPIRCVWGNALLALCIGCLCMIDAAAAAALFSLAAGANSLAWLIPIALKLFYGRESFVPGPFYLGKFLSTAIGAFATFYLVFVIVLIEFPQTSSHPTKETMNYTCIILFTVWGGCMLYYFLFAHRWYEGPKTTLEPVVMEGQVVNYIEEDDKKKVDGSY; this is translated from the coding sequence ATGGAACTCGAAAAACAAATCTCTCCTCGCGAATGCGATGACGCTGATCTCCTTGCCACAATCGGGTACAAGCCCGAACTGAAGCGAAACTTCTCCATGCTCCAAGTGTTTGGAATCGCGTTTTCAATCATGGGTCTTCTACCGTCCATTGCCACAACCCTGTCCTTCTCGCTCCCAGCCGGTCCCTATGGAATGGTATGGGGTTGGTTTGTGGCCTCGGGATGCATCTTCACAGTGGCTCTTGCCATGGCGGAACTGGGCTCCTCTTTGCCTACTTCTGGAGGCCTGTACTGGTGGACATACCACTTTGCACCAGAAAAAGCGAAGAAACCTCTTTCTTTTCTGGTAGGATACACAAATACGCTGGGCCTGACGGGGGGTATCATGTCTATTGACTACGGCTTTGCCCAGATCTTCACCAGTATGATCATTGTGTGCACTGACGGCAAGTGGAACCCGTCTCCTTACGTGGTCTACGGCATCTTTGCAGCCTGTGTAGTGTCACACGCGTGTGTGGGTTCTCTGGGAACCAAACACATGGCCAAGCTTCAAACTGGATGCATCTACGCCAACATTACCATTATTGTTGTCATGATCATCGCACTACCCATTGGAGGAAGACATCATCTCAACTCGGGAGCATACATGTTTGGCCAGATTGAAAACATGACGGAGGGCTGGCCCAGCGCCTGGGTCTTCTTTCTGGCCTGGCTGGCCCCCATCTGGACCATTGGAGCCTTCGATTCATGTGTCCACATGTCCGAAGAGGCTTCCAACGCGTCCAGAGCAGTTCCCTTCGGAATCATTGCCTCGGTGGGCATGTGCTGGATTTTGGGATTTGTGGTGATCATTGTTATTGTTGCCGTATTGCCCCACGACGTGCAACCTATACTAGGAACCGTCTATCAACAGCCCTTTGCCCAGTTGGTATACGACACTCTTGGAAAGAACTGGACTATTGGAATGATGACTGTTCTGTTTATTCTGCAGTGGACCATGGGCCTATCCAACGTGATTGCTGCCTCCAGACAGTCGTGGGCTTTTTCTAGAGACGGCGCTCTGCCCTTTTCAAACTTCTTCAAGGTGATCAACGAAAAATTCTCAAACCCCATCAGATGTGTCTGGGGAAACGCTCTTCTGGCCCTGTGTATCGGATGCTTATGTATGATTGATGCTGCAGCGGCCGCAGCTCTCTTCTCACTGGCTGCAGGCGCCAACTCTTTGGCGTGGCTCATTCCCATTGCTCTCAAGCTGTTTTACGGCAGAGAGTCGTTTGTTCCCGGTCCCTTCTACCTTGGAAAGTTCCTCTCAACCGCAATTGGAGCGTTTGCAACCTTCTATCTAGTGTTTGTGATTGTGCTGATCGAGTTCCCACAAACCTCATCACATCCCACAAAGGAAACCATGAACTACACCTGTATCATTCTCTTCACCGTCTGGGGTGGTTGTATGCTCTACTACTTTCTGTTTGCCCATAGGTGGTACGAGGGTCCCAAGACGACCCTGGAGCCGGTTGTGATGGAGGGACAGGTGGTCAACTacattgaggaggacgacaagaagaaggtaGATGGTAGTTATTGA
- a CDS encoding uncharacterized protein (Compare to YALI0A07425g, weakly similar to uniprot|Q9I3H5 Pseudomonas aeruginosa Probable flavin-containing monooxygenase): protein MPSIDPSNVKLGVGHTDTTGVDKEALIAQFEQFNNLEASEWAKKILERPYLGRRAVSVIISGAGLAGITTAILLSQKVDNLTLTVLDRNSKVGGVWATNEYPGVRCDVPSHSYQLTFDPKTDWQSAYAFGKDIQAYWQSRVEKHGLADKFRLNHSIKEAKWDEPTHQWHVRVEHNGKEEVLKSDFFISSSGSLQTAKFPVQPGFESFKGPKFHPVNWPKDLNLKGKRVALLGNGATGVQILPELIKQGAAHVDHYVKRGAWIGHTLFGVKAPGYVDYTQEEINAIQSSEEYHKYRSSLDSKLHGKYEATLFGTPGYKAGIKELLALMYLRVGENDELFEKVVPHFTPGPRRLLPAPGYLEALALPNVDYYKGDIERFTENGIVFDGEERPVDVIISSTGYVRGNGYGATPNYEIIGSDGYTLRTHFSPLESKKGYSLSYLGVSAPGFPNFFYTLSVNSYLYCGTPPITVEQQSSYIAKVIRKAQFEDIASIDPKEKPSESFSRRIWELSQASSITKGGIGGYFTEIDRNGDSRVRISWPGTISHAISVLREPRWEDFNYQYLNPDDRFGYWGNGKTWIDDHPGDKTFYLSKPGSVKVRNLHEGWISLPRDGPPEMVPLGVDIRA from the coding sequence ATGCCCTCAATTGATCCTTCCAACGTGAAACTCGGAGTGGGCCACACGGACACAACGGGGGTGGATAAGGAGGCGCTGATTGCGCAGTTTGAGCAGTTCAACAACCTGGAGGCCAGCGAATgggccaagaagatcctGGAGCGGCCATATCTCGGTAGACGTGCCGTCAGCGTCATCATCTCAGGCGCTGGTCTCGCCGGAATCACCACAGCTATCCTGCTGTCTCAGAAAGTCGACAATTTGACTCTGACTGTTCTGGATCGAAACTCCAAGGTCGGAGGTGTTTGGGCTACAAACGAGTATCCAGGCGTGCGATGTGACGTTCCTAGTCACTCATACCAGCTTACTTTTGATCCCAAAACAGACTGGCAGAGCGCCTATGCCTTCGGAAAGGATATCCAGGCTTACTGGCAGAGCAGAGTGGAGAAACACGGGCTTGCAGACAAGTTCAGACTGAACCATtccatcaaggaggccaaaTGGGATGAACCAACTCACCAATGGCATGTCAGAGTGGAACACAACGGAAAAGAGGAGGTTCTCAAGTCGGACTTTTTCATTTCGTCATCTGGATCTCTCCAGACTGCCAAGTTTCCCGTCCAACCCGGCTTCGAGTCCTTCAAGGGACCCAAATTCCACCCTGTCAACTGGCCTAAAGATCTGAACCTCAAGGGAAAGCGGGTGGCATTGCTGGGGAATGGAGCCACAGGGGTCCAGATTCTGCCAGAGCTCATCAAACAGGGTGCAGCTCACGTGGACCACTACGTCAAAAGAGGAGCTTGGATAGGCCACACACTATTCGGCGTGAAAGCTCCGGGTTACGTCGACTACACTCAGGAAGAAATCAACGCCATCCAGTCCTCTGAAGAGTACCACAAGTACCGTTCTTCTCTTGACTCCAAGCTGCATGGCAAGTACGAAGCCACTTTGTTTGGAACTCCGGGCTACAAGGCGGGCATCAAGGAACTGCTGGCGCTGATGTACCTTCGGGTCGGCGAAAACGACGAACTGTTTGAAAAGGTTGTGCCTCATTTCACTCCGGGACCCAgacgtcttcttccagctcctggGTATCTCGAGGCTCTAGCTCTTCCCAACGTGGACTACTACAAGGGCGACATTGAGCGGTTCACTGAGAATGGTATCGTATTTGACGGAGAAGAACGTCCAGTTGATGTCATCATTTCTTCGACAGGATACGTTCGAGGTAACGGATATGGAGCCACTCCCAATTATGAAATCATCGGATCCGACGGGTACACTCTACGAACACATTTCTCACCTCttgagtccaagaagggctACTCTCTGTCCTACCTTGGAGTTTCGGCGCCCGGCTTTCCCAACTTTTTCTACACCCTCTCGGTAAACTCCTATCTCTACTGTGGAACTCCTCCCATAACAGTAGAGCAGCAGTCTAGCTACATTGCCAAGGTGATCCGAAAGGCGCAGTTTGAAGACATTGCTTCCATTGATCCGAAGGAGAAACCCTCCGAGTCCTTTTCCAGACGTATCTGGGAACTGTCCCAGGCCTCGTCAATCACCAAGGGCGGAATTGGAGGTTACTTTACCGAGATTGATCGCAACGGTGACTCCCGGGTGCGAATTTCGTGGCCTGGAACTATCTCTCATGCCATTTCTGTTCTACGAGAACCCAGATGGGAAGATTTCAACTACCAATATCTCAACCCAGACGATCGCTTTGGATACTGGGGTAACGGCAAGACCTGGATTGATGATCATCCCGGAGACAAGACATTCTATCTTTCCAAGCCGGGCTCTGTCAAAGTAAGGAATCTACATGAAGGCTGGATTTCGCTTCCCAGAGATGGTCCTCCCGAGATGGTTCCCCTCGGGGTTGACATCAGGGCGTAA
- a CDS encoding uncharacterized protein (Compare to YALI0A07447g, weakly similar to uniprot|P53389 Saccharomyces cerevisiae YNR055c HOL1 member of major facilitator superfamily multidrug-resistance protein subfamily), producing the protein MDPYEFPPGTIFLDPERLDSGKNDIILEPKPSADPNEPLNWNKYRKGINFFVVCFFTLLAFALNCIPTVFWGPLNEELGFTFDQLNNGYAMGLAGLGLGCPFLIPFANKFGKRPVYLCGIAAVVGTAIWQAKMYHPYDMYIATFIDGLAASLTETIIQMTVADLFFVHQRGTMNGIFMTVVDIGNFLVLVPGGYITDSLGWRWVFWIIAIIDGAFLVFSFFFFEETKYLPEQTMITYKDVEVNEEDDKPRVEKSADAPLSTATRYLHEDRLRENLEDSRISMSQSRPVSQAPSRRNSLSHSRPVSQSTSRRNSMDIKEAVSEHEIVVGDSNTPSVADNIVYHPRPLKKRLALWTYSPGSWKNFFKKMYTPFIVLFTFPIVSFVAINYAFMLTWLAMAATTIANSFSSEPYNMSSTAIGNVNIAPFIGMALGAVYGGYLNDKSILWLTKRNGGLYEPEMRLYSMYLGAVAVTVGVFMFGIPIAEGKHWMIPTVGFSLIMFGFGSVGSISITYMLDCYKDMVADAFVGVVVVRNAFGTIVCFSLEPWINRCGLKTVFIISGCLSVIPLLLIYPMIRYGKELRRRSADRYKYFAELTWE; encoded by the coding sequence ATGGACCCATACGAATTCCCCCCTGGAACGATATTTCTGGACCCTGAGCGGCTGGACAGCGGCAAAAATGATATCATTCTGGAACCTAAGCCCAGCGCAGATCCCAATGAGCCTCTCAACTGGAACAAGTACCGAAAAGGCATCAACTTCTTCGTTGTCTGTTTCTTCACGTTGTTGGCCTTCGCTCTCAATTGTATCCCCACAGTGTTCTGGGGCCCATTGAACGAGGAGTTGGGCTTCACGTttgaccagctcaacaacGGCTATGCCATGGGTCTTGCCGGTCTCGGCCTGGGATGTCCGTTTCTGATTCCCTTTGCCAACAAGTTTGGAAAGCGGCCTGTCTACCTATGTGGTATTGCTGCCGTTGTGGGAACTGCCATCTGGCAGGCCAAAATGTACCATCCTTATGACATGTACATTGCGACGTTCATTGACGGCCTGGCTGCTTCGCTGACCGAGACAATTATCCAGATGACGGTCGCTGACCTCTTCTTTGTGCACCAGAGAGGTACCATGAACGGCATTTTCATGACGGTTGTCGATATCGGCAACTTCCTCGTGCTGGTGCCTGGAGGATACATTACCGACTCGCTCGGCTGGCGATGGGTATTCTGGATCATCGCCATTATCGACGGAGctttcttggtcttctctttcttcttctttgaAGAAACAAAGTACCTTCCTGAACAGACAATGATCACATacaaggacgtggaggtgaatgaagaagacgacaagCCCCGAGTCGAAAAGAGTGCAGATGCTCCTCTCTCTACTGCCACCCGATACCTCCATGAAGACCGTCTGAGAGAGAACCTGGAGGACTCGAGAATCTCAATGTCTCAGTCTCGTCCTGTTTCCCAGGCGCCCTCCAGACGAAACTCCTTGTCTCATTCTCGACCAGTTTCTCAATCAACCTCCAGAAGAAACTCCATGGacatcaaggaggctgtTTCTGAACACGAGATTGTTGTCGGTGACTCAAACACCCCCTCAGTGGCTGACAACATTGTCTACCACCCTCGACCTCTCAAAAAGCGTCTTGCTCTGTGGACATACTCGCCTGGCTCATGGAAGaacttcttcaagaagatGTACACGCCTTTCATTGTGCTCTTCACCTTCCCTATTGTCTCGTTTGTGGCCATCAACTACGCCTTCATGCTCACCTGGCTGGCGATGGCTGCTACCACTATCGccaactccttctccagcgaGCCCTACAACATGTCTTCCACTGCTATTGGAAACGTGAACATTGCTCCTTTCATTGGTATGGCTCTCGGAGCTGTCTACGGTGGTTATCTCAATGACAAGTCCATCTTGTGGCTCACCAAACGAAACGGAGGTTTGTATGAACCTGAGATGCGTCTCTACTCAATGTACCTCGGAGCGGTCGCCGTCACTGTCGGTGTGTTCATGTTTGGCATTCCCATTGCAGAGGGAAAGCACTGGATGATTCCCACGGTTGGCTTCTCGCTCATCATGTTTGGTTTCGGCTCAGTGGgatccatctccatcacctaCATGCTTGATTGCTACAAGGACATGGTTGCTGACGCGTTTGTGGGCGTTGTGGTTGTTCGAAACGCCTTTGGAACCATTGTTTGCTTTTCTCTCGAGCCCTGGATCAACCGATGTGGTCTCAAGACCGTGTTTATCATTTCTGGATGTCTCTCTGTGATcccccttcttctcatctACCCCATGATCCGCTATGGTAAGGAGTTGAGACGAAGATCTGCAGacagatacaagtactttgcAGAGCTTACCTGGGAGTGA
- a CDS encoding uncharacterized protein (Compare to YALI0A07142g, similar to uniprot|Q9UR03 Candida albicans Endo-1 3- beta- glucanase) has protein sequence MIVTPSAGQMRFSQGLSFLGLVSALAHGQSGTHELEKRQAFGARFNGNPFVPISTADPLGMFPRREHPVKLPPFVTGSPHTPLGAVPTNNFYTNMLLGTRTLPAYVYPYSVWWSKEDGFSGLAVSHTRCSQLVYGPDPNRTPTQFYFNPSGIMSIVFSAREFSSTISMRMDSLDHMSVNANTLDESGSLKMWTPLVRGMGMVTAKYYGVTPVIASQVGFARVQQETSLRPDLLKYRLILNNGITWLMYVTVPPGESIHFTLSSGNRLVSTNRGNFVVQVAALPDSSSEYALDSAAGSYAVGASVSGNIDQDGLRGSYSINFKHAGSSRRGKPLMFALEHQVQSMTDSMLSTWTMATLDSPAKGQMRGFITDKFTMVEPSLPRDVGYLPKAILPNYKSRLDDANVRGIIANAANQEMLQDINSQTNLDSMYFSGKGLDKFAQLLVVLNDVVGDKARARDLLGRLKNAFSVFANNRQQNPLAYDTVWKGIVSTAGLGTDSTADFGNSYYNDHHFHYGYFVHAAAIIAKIDKELGDGKWLSQNRQWVDNLVRDYANPSSQDKSFPIHRSFDWWSGHSWAKGLYLSADGKDEESSSEDYHSVYAIKLWGNSSGNQAMEARANLQLAIMKRAMNTYWYMKDNNRNQPMKFIKNKVPGISFENKADHATYFGMNPEYIIGIHALPTTPISAYIRDPAFVRETWDQRVAGFINWVDSGWKGTLQLDRSIFDPNAAYQFFTRGFQSRWLDPGTSLAWSLTMVAGLGGQ, from the exons ATGATTGTCACA CCTTCTGCTGGTCAGATGAGATTCTCTCAGGGCTTGTCTTTCTTGGGGTTGGTCAGTGCGCTGGCGCACGGGCAGTCGGGTACACACGAACTGGAAAAACGCCAGGCGTTCGGGGCCCGTTTCAACGGAAACCCTTTCGTGCCTATCTCGACTGCTGACCCCTTGGGCATGTTTCCCCGACGAGAACACCCCGTCAAGCTGCCGCCATTTGTCACTGGAAGCCCCCATACACCCTTAGGGGCCGTTCCCACAAACAACTTCTACACCAacatgctgctgggcaCCCGAACTCTTCCAGCATACGTCTATCCCTACAGCGTGTGGTGGTCAAAGGAGGATGGCTTTTCGGGACTAGCAGTATCCCACACTCGGTGCAGTCAACTTGTGTATGGACCAGACCCGAATCGAACTCCGACTCAATTCTACTTCAACCCCTCCGGTATCATGTCTATAGTCTTCAGCGCACGCGagttctcctccaccatctcgATGAGAATGGACTCCCTGGACCACATGAGTGTCAACGCCAATACTCTCGATGAAAGTGGTTCTCTCAAGATGTGGACTCCCCTAGTCAGAGGTATGGGTATGGTCACTGCCAAGTACTACGGAGTGACTCCTGTCATTGCTTCTCAGGTTGGTTTCGCTCGTGTCCAGCAAGAAACCTCTCTTCGCCCCGATCTCCTCAAGTATAGACTCATTCTCAACAACGGAATTACGTGGCTCATGTACGTTACTGTCCCTCCGGGTGAGTCGATCCACTTTACTCTCAGCAGCGGCAACCGTCTCGTCAGCACCAATCGAGGCAACTTTGTGGTTCAGGTTGCTGCTCTGCCTGATTCTTCTTCTGAGTATGCCTTGGATTCTGCGGCTGGAAGTTATGCTGTGGGGGCTTCTGTCTCTGGTAACATTGATCAGGACGGTCTTCGTGGATCTTACAGCATCAACTTCAAGCATGCCGGCTCGAGCAGACGGGGCAAACCTTTGATGTTCGCACTCGAACACCAAGTCCAGAGCATGACAGACAGTATGCTATCCACTTGGACCATGGCGACCCTCGACTCCCCTGCCAAGGGCCAGATGCGTGGGTTCATCACGGACAAATTCACCATGGTCGAGCCCTCGCTGCCTCGAGATGTGGGATATCTCCCAAAGGCGATTCTACCAAACTACAAGTCTCGCCTCGATGATGCCAATGTTCGCGGCATTATCGCCAATGCTGCCAACCAAGAGATGCTACAGGATATCAACTCTCAGACCAATCTCGATTCCATGTACTTCTCCGGCAAGGGTCTAGACAAATTTGCCCAGCTTCTGGTGGTTCTGAACGATGTTGTTGGAGACAAGGCACGTGCGCGcgatcttcttggccgATTGAAGAATGCATTTTCTGTGTTTGCCAATAACAGACAGCAGAATCCTCTTGCCTACGACACCGTCTGGAAGGGCATAGTCTCTACTGCGGGTCTTGGTACGGACTCCACCGCTGATTTCGGCAACTCTTACTACAATGACCACCATTTCCACTATGGTTATTTTGTCCATGCCGCTGCTATTATCGCAAAGATAGATAAAGAGCTGGGGGACGGGAAATGGCTCAGTCAGAATCGACAGTGGGTCGATAATCTGGTCAGAGACTACGCTAACCCCAGTTCTCAGGATAAGAGCTTTCCTATCCATCGTTCTTTCGACTGGTGGTCCGGTCATTCGTGGGCAAAAGGCCTGTATCTTAGTGCTGATGGTAAGGATGAagagtcttcttctgaggaCTACCACTCGGTGTATGCCATCAAGCTCTGGGGTAATTCCAGTGGTAACCAGGCAATGGAGGCCCGTGCCAACCTTCAGCTGGCTATAATGAAGCGTGCCATGAACACCTACTGGTACATGAAGGACAACAACCGGAATCAGCCCATGAAAttcatcaagaacaaggtCCCTGGTATTTCGTTTGAGAACAAGGCTGACCATGCAACGTACTTTGGTATGAACCCCGAGTACATTATTGGTATCCATGCTCTCCCCACTACTCCCATTTCTGCATACATTCGAGACCCTGCGTTTGTCAGAGAGACATGGGATCAGCGGGTTGCAGGGTTCATCAACTGGGTCGATAGTGGGTGGAAAGGTACTCTTCAGCTAGATCGAAGTATCTTCGACCCCAATGCTGCGTATCAGTTTTTCACCCGGGGTTTCCAGTCTCGATGGCTGGATCCAGGCACTTCTCTCGCCTGGTCTCTTACCATGGTTGCTGGGCTGGGAGGCCAGTAA
- a CDS encoding uncharacterized protein (Compare to YALI0A07557g, similar to uniprot|Q6CB45 Yarrowia lipolytica YALI0C22022g), whose product MRPTIVRPDVAAIGRYFDQQLDLLKEKDKTSYEEGKQLKRLMIGGYLNLIYMQCDMSYSEWAGYMMVAVAKCGGLVLKMNLMRHTFDLIYSLYCGFAGDTLGGDERLKKYKSKYGSSKTTYKDANDIATDFSNSWGELNDIYLGWKCEMDTRDIVAMIEAINLPECGFDDPPELERPELDPATLATENYIISYLWKAALTTYARLKYYGLDLWDYDVVFQNQSPPFPACVFFDLLNRYEQYCGWMPVGNVGLFDTACVTEDLVKESSMGLHCHISGCGIPRARSCTWSREFMEGRMDHHRGVAEPRLKEGKLYVSDMADFDPVNEFTEMNEIKSLGTKYNPEIAEYIANSFYDYRVMNPHLFSSNADRYIGMTLFNADDEDEDLIRDLEETRLYGAQDFLKLIKSDFNGIKTCIVKRKFEKPAEIPFLGDIKRLQQIKEFGFFKEILTSGPENVRGGLFVQACIDYANNFDPLVPDPNKDAWVEWTVIDMSGNEGMLINDKKLFIPGTLVENSVHDAHIEQLYKVRAEGSVCYGYNSNGQALVAPALYCEGCPYNALSATSYNLIREAVKKDPVTSIVRLPLLTLSEHTLAMVWRGRELPNLDISYWHKALGHVSLRALKRYMRIIQGMPPYFWPYTIYCDECFKCEKGESS is encoded by the coding sequence ATGAGACCGACGATTGTGAGACCAGATGTGGCTGCTATCGGTCGGTATTTTGACCAGCAGTTGGACCTtctgaaggagaaggacaagacgAGTTATGAGGAGGGAAAACAACTGAAACGACTGATGATTGGAGGTTACCTCAATCTGATCTACATGCAATGTGACATGTCCTATTCCGAGTGGGCTGGATACATGATGGTCGCTGTGGCTAAATGTGGAGGACTGGTGCTGAAGATGAATCTCATGCGACACACTTTCGATCTCATATACTCCCTTTACTGTGGGTTCGCTGGGGATACTTTAGGGGGAGATGAACGCCTCAAAAAGTACAAATCCAAGTATGGAAGCAGCAAAACCACCTATAAAGACGCCAACGATATTGCTACGGACTTCAGCAACTCGTGGGGGGAACTCAACGACATTTATCTTGGCTGGAAATGCGAAATGGATACGCGTGACATAGTCGCCATGATTGAGGCTATCAATCTTCCAGAATGTGGTTTCGATGATCCCCCAGAACTCGAGAGACCAGAATTGGATCCCGCGACTCTTGCTACTGAGAATTACATCATTTCATACCTGTGGAAGGCTGCCCTTACAACCTATGCCAGACTCAAGTATTACGGTCTGGATCTATGGGACTACGATGTGGTCTTCCAGAACCAATCGCCTCCGTTCCCCGCCTGCGTTTTCTTCGACCTGCTAAACAGGTATGAACAATACTGCGGTTGGATGCCTGTGGGGAATGTCGGTTTGTTTGATACCGCTTGTGTGACTGAAGATTTAGTGAAAGAGAGTTCAATGGGCCTTCACTGTCATATCAGCGGGTGTGGAATCCCCCGAGCCCGGTCTTGCACCTGGAGCAGAGAGTTTATGGAGGGAAGAATGGATCATCACCGAGGGGTGGCAGAACCTCGGCTCAAAGAGGGCAAGCTGTATGTTAGCGACATGGCGGACTTTGACCCTGTCAATGAGTTCACTGAGATGAATGAAATCAAATCATTGGGTACAAAATACAACCCTGAGATAGCGGAGTACATTGCCAACAGTTTTTATGACTACCGAGTTATGAATCCCCATCTCTTCTCGAGCAATGCCGACAGGTACATCGGAATGACTCTTTTCAatgccgacgacgaggacgaggatcTTATACGTGATTTGGAGGAGACTCGCTTGTATGGAGCCCAAGATTTTCTGAAACTCATCAAGAGCGACTTCAACGGAATCAAGACATGCATAGTCAAGAGAAAATTCGAGAAACCGGCTGAGATACCCTTTCTTGGAGACATTAAAAGGCTTcagcagatcaaggagtTTGGTTTCTTCAAGGAAATTCTTACATCAGGCCCAGAAAATGTCAGAGGAGGACTGTTCGTACAGGCATGCATTGACTATGCCAACAACTTTGATCCGCTTGTCCCCGACCCCAATAAAGATGCCTGGGTGGAATGGACCGTGATTGATATGAGTGGAAATGAGGGAATGCTAATCAACGACAAGAAACTTTTCATTCCTGGCACTTTGGTGGAAAATTCAGTCCATGACGCACACATTGAACAACTTTACAAAGTGAGGGCTGAGGGAAGCGTTTGCTACGGATACAACAGCAACGGTCAAGCCCTCGTTGCTCCCGCCTTATATTGCGAAGGTTGTCCTTACAATGCCCTGTCTGCCACATCCTACAACCTCATTAGGGAAGCTGTCAAGAAAGACCCTGTGACCAGCATTGTGCGTCTACCGCTTCTGACCTTATCAGAACACACATTGGCCATGGTTTGGAGAGGTCGTGAGCTTCCGAATCTGGACATTTCATATTGGCATAAGGCTCTGGGTCATGTGAGTCTTAGGGCTCTCAAGAGATACATGCGGATCATCCAGGGTATGCCTCCGTATTTTTGGCCGTACACTATCTACTGTGATGAGTGTTTCAAGTGTGAGAAGGGTGAGTCGTCGTAG